A genomic segment from Andrena cerasifolii isolate SP2316 chromosome 7, iyAndCera1_principal, whole genome shotgun sequence encodes:
- the LOC143371671 gene encoding caspase-1-like isoform X1, with product MCSAEGDINDDTRYSNDVGDAFGCSRNSVSPLMGPLQTAPTERYATHYNMNHSKRGLAIIFNHEFFTITHLKPRCGTNVDCENLVNTLKNLGFEVNDFHNSKHRDIVKNLERVADMDHSQHDCLIIAVLSHGELGLLYSHDTSYKPESIWTHFTADKCPTLAGKPKLFFIQACQGDKLDAGVTLKDRTETDGQPASTFRIPSQADFLIAYSTIPGYYSWRNTTRGSWFMQALCMELRENGTRYDLLTLLTFVCQRVAIDFESNTPDNITMHQQKQIPCITSMLTRLVKFTAPKNGIV from the exons ATGTGCTCGGCGGAAGGTGATATAAACGATGATACAAGATACAGTAACGATGTGGGAGATGCATTTGGATGTTCCAG aaacaGCGTCAGTCCCCTCATGGGCCCTTTACAAACGGCACCCACAGAACGTTATGCTACACATTACAACATGAATCACTCAAAACGTGGATTAGCTATTATTTTTAATCATGAATTTTTCACTATTACACATCTCAAACCGAGATGTGGAACAAATGTGGATTGTGAAAATCTTGTTAATACATTGAAAAATCTTGGTTTCGAAGTAAATGATTTTCATAATTCAAAGCACAGAGATATagtgaaaaatttagaaagag TCGCTGATATGGATCATTCTCAGCATGACTGTTTGATAATAGCTGTATTGAGTCACGGAGAATTAGGATTACTTTATTCGCATGATACGTCGTACAAGCCTGAGTCCATTTGGACTCACTTTACAGCTGATAAGTGTCCCACACTAGCTGGGAAACCaaagttattttttatacaAGCCTGTCAGGGAGATAAATTAGATGCTGGTGTAACACTGAAAGACCGGACAGAAACTGATGGTCAACCAGCTTCCACATTCCGTATACCAAGTCAGGCAGACTTTTTAATTGCGTACTCAACCATACCAG GTTATTATTCATGGAGGAATACCACTCGTGGCTCATGGTTCATGCAAGCACTTTGTATGGAATTACGCGAGAATGGGACTCGTTACGATTTGTTAACTTTGCTCACATTTGTTTGTCAGCGAGTTGCTATTGATTTCGAATCAAATACTCCTGACAACATCACAATGCACCAACAAAAACAAATTCCATGCATTACTTCAATGTTAACACGTTTGGTTAAATTTACGGCTCCAAAGAATGGGATTGTATAG
- the LOC143371658 gene encoding ADP-ribosylation factor-like protein 13B: MGNCIRNILKRLQRKRCSEKIIILLIVGLDNAGKTSVLNRISGDSDKNVLPTIGFRTISLRHKSYVVKIYDIGGSSQIRSLWPKYYSSIHGLIYVVDASDISRLTENKIVFGELISHEYISGKPLLLLANKQDINGAVDELDLVDNLDVEHAANTMKCPTRVEICSCTLGESQSKDNTIGIKNGYKWLLDIIVKNYSVLNNRLKDSQNNQNEKATEIQVTTSDTSSRLSIHSNPFKPIKELVSKKEEIQATVSQNGVTTGKKLKAVFMHKNKTAPLTTEESVIEIGNVSESSKSTTVTLRPQQSLQAFPSILNPVTLNAYSDAIKLKPNRPYTAPERSQRFINKITVINIPGQVMQE; encoded by the exons ATGGGTAATTGCATACGCAATATACTGAAAAGGTTACAAAGGAAGCGATGTTCCGAAAA GATCATTATTTTACTTATTGTGGGTCTTGATAATGCGGGAAAAACTTCCGTTTTGAATCGTATAAGCGGTG attCAGACAAAAATGTACTACCTACAATAGGATTCCGTACAATATCTTTAAGACATAAGTCATACGTGGTGAAAATCTATGACATCGGTGGTAGTTCCCAGATCAGATCCTTATGGCCAAAGTATTATAGCAGT atACATGGTCTTATATATGTGGTGGATGCTAGTGATATTTCCCGTCttacagaaaataaaattgtgtttGGTGAATTAATCTCACATGAATATATTTCAGGGAAACCATTATTATT GCTTGCTAACAAGCAAGACATAAATGGAGCTGTCGATGAATTAGACCTTGTTGACAACTTAGACGTAGAACATGCAGCTAATACTATGAAATGTCCAACAAGAGTGGAGATATGTTCATGTACTTTGGGAGAAAGTCAATCAAAAGACAACACTATAGGCATTAAGAATGGATATAA aTGGCTGTTAGACATAATAGTGAAGAATTACAGTGTGCTAAACAATAGACTAAAAGATTCTCAAAATAATCAAAATGAAAAAGCTACCGAAATACAAGTTACCACATCGGATACATCATCAAGATTATCCATTCATTCTAATCCATTTAAACCAATCAAGGAATTAGTTTCAAAGAAG GAAGAAATTCAGGCAACTGTTTCACAGAATG GTGTTACCACtggaaagaaattgaaagcCGTGTtcatgcataaaaataaaactgcacCACTTACTACTGAAGAATCTGTTATTGAAATTGGAAATGTATCCGAAAGTTCTAAGTCTACTACAGTAACCTTAAGACCCCAACAGAGCCTCCAAGCATTTCcatcaatattgaatccagTAACATTAAATGCATATTCAGATGCAATTAAATTGAAACCAAATCGACCATATACAGCTCCAGAGCGTTCACAACGtttcataaataaaatcacAGTAATCAACATTCCTGGACAAGTGATgcaagaataa
- the LOC143371671 gene encoding pyrroline-5-carboxylate reductase 3-like isoform X2, which yields MAKYDLTSTKVGFIGGGNMASAIGAGLIHKGILNADNVWVSARTDRSLGFWNGLGAHGTLRNGEVIDNCNIIFLAMKPHMLDDALQGIRATMSKENSNTLFVSVLVGVSLDTLACKLKSIVKYPRIIRCMPNTSMMVGEGITVYCSMSTMDQDEDMVETMFSYIGITEKVPESLMNSIGGLSGSGPAYAYLVIEALADGAVKMGVPRPMATKFAAQVLVGAGKMVLETGRHPGQLKDEVCSPGGTTIEGVHAMERGQVRASMMNAVEAAVKKSNELASIIK from the exons atggCAAAGTACGATTTAACATCAACCAAAGTTGGTTTCATTGGTGGTGGAAATATGGCAAGTGCCATTGGAGCTGGTTTAATTCACAAAG GTATTTTAAATGCAGACAATGTTTGGGTTTCTGCTCGTACTGACAGAAGTCTGGGATTCTGGAATGGCCTGGGTGCTCATGGCACACTGAGAAATGGAGAAGTAATAGATAATTGTAATATCATATTTTTAGCAATGAAACCGCATATGCTTGATGACGCACTTCAAGGTATAAGAGCGACAATGTCAAAGGAAAATTCTAATACACTTTTTGTCTCTGTGCTGGTGGGGGTTTCATTAGATACTTTAGCATGT aaactcAAGTCCATTGTGAAGTATCCCAGAATTATTAGATGTATGCCAAATACTTCAATGATGGTTGGAGAGGGAATAACAG tatATTGTTCAATGAGTACAATGGATCAAGATGAGGATATGGTAGAAACAATGTTTTCATACATTGGTATAACGGAAAAAGTTCCTGAATCGCTTATGAATTCTATAGGTGGTCTTTCAGGTTCTGGTCCTGCTTAT GCATATCTTGTTATCGAAGCATTAGCAGATGGTGCTGTAAAAATGGGTGTTCCAAGACCTATGGCAACAAAATTTGCAGCTCAAGTACTTGTCGGAGCTGGTAAAATGGTATTAGAAACAGGTAGGCATCCTGGTCAGTTGAAAGATGAAGTATGTTCTCCAGGAGGTACGACTATTGAAGGAGTTCACGCCATGGAGCGTGGTCAAGTTAG GGCTTCTATGATGAATGCAGTTGAAGCTGCAGTAAAGAAATCGAACGAATTAGCTTCCATAATAAAATAG
- the Prp18 gene encoding pre-mRNA processing factor 18: MDILRAEILKKRKQLEESNVLQNNKKYFKRGELISKDTEVKEIQKSSDEDIKVNMSQQLEECLTEGSSEHLMLPRHEVIKRLRERGEPILLYSESEIEAFKRLRKCEILEPEVNKGFRNDFQEAMEQVDQAYLNEILSSSKPQDRDGKGDVNVPDEGVTYEDLQKMSAKLNKGDRDFDLNVITQFIQFLVQMWGNQLNSRSTAEKMSTKGKMASATYAQTREYLKPLLRKLKNKSLPEDITDSLTDIVKHLLERNYILASDAYLQMAIGNSPWPIGVTMVGIHARTGREKIFSKNVAHVMNDETQRKYIQALKRLMTKCQEYYPTDPSRCVEYSKT, translated from the exons ATGGATATTCTAAGGGCggagatattgaaaaaacgcaAACAGTTGGAAGAAAGCAATGTTCTG CAAAACaacaaaaagtattttaaaagagGTGAGCTAATATCAAAGGATACGGAAGTGAAAGAAATTCAAAAGAGCAGTGACGAAGATATTAAAGTCAACATGTCTCAACAACTAGAAGAATGTTTAACAGAGGGTAGTTCTGAACATTTAATGTTACCTAGGCATGAAGTCATTAAAAGGTTACGTGAAAGGGGAGAACCAATATTATTGTATAGCGAATCAGaaatagaagcatttaaacgattaagaaaatgtgaaattctTGAACCTGAAGTAAACAAG GGTTTCAGAAATGACTTTCAAGAAGCCATGGAACAAGTAGATCAAGCATATTTGAATGAAATATTATCTTCTTCAAAACCACAAGATCGTGATGGAAAAGGAGATGTAAATGTACCAGATGAAGGAGTTACTTATGAAGACTTACAGAAGATGTCTGCTAAATTAAATAAAGGAGATAGGGACTTTGATTTGAATGTTATTACACAATTTATACAATTCCTAGTACAAATGTGGGGTAATCAATTGAACAGTAGGAGCACAGCTGAAAAAATGAGTACTAAAGGAAAGATGGCTAGCGCCACTTATGCTCAAACTAGAGAATATTTGAAACCACTTCttagaaaattaaagaataaatcCCTGCCAGAGGATATTACTGATAGCTTAACTGACATTGTGAAACATTTATTAGAACGGAATTACATActg GCAAGTGATGCATACTTACAAATGGCTATAGGAAATTCTCCATGGCCTATTGGAGTAACTATGGTTGGTATTCATGCACGTACAGGAAGAGAAAAGATTTTTTCCAAGAATGTGGCACATGTAATGAATGATGAAACTCAAAGAAAATACATTCAAGCACTAAAAAGATTGATGACTAAATGTCAAGAATATTATCCTACAGATCCTTCTCGGTGTGTAGAATATTCAAAAACATAA